A DNA window from Gavia stellata isolate bGavSte3 chromosome 35, bGavSte3.hap2, whole genome shotgun sequence contains the following coding sequences:
- the LOC104259546 gene encoding dynactin subunit 2 isoform X2 codes for MADPKYADLPGIAWNEPDIYETSDVPEDDQAEFEAGKLTSSSVEHLIINPNAAYEKFRDKRLGTKGVDFSDSISKSRTTGYESGEYEMLGEGLGAKETPQQRYQRLQHEVQELLREVEQIQNTVKESAAEEELTPMALARQVEGLKQQLVCSHLEKLLGPAAAVDFADPDGALAKGLLQQLEVAKCGKAAPGKSPAKAPVPPGDGVTFELYWRPEQEQFAQTAKMAELEKRLAQLEATVRCEPDSQNPLLVGLKGSSLVETVQVLQAKVNILDVAVLDQVEARLQSVLGKVNEIAKHKAAVQDADTQSKIHQIYETMQRWDPVASTLPDVVQRLVTLRDLHEQATQFGQVLVHLDTTQQEIAGALKDNTVLLAEVQKTMKENLAIVEDNFADIDARIKRLQK; via the exons ATGGCCGACCCCAAGTACGCCGATCTGCCCGGCATC GCCTGGAACGAACCTGACATCTATGAGACCAGTGATGTGCCCGAGGACGACCAGGCTGAGTTCGAGGCGGGTAAG CTCACCAGCAGCAGCGTGGAGCACCTCATCATCAACCCCAACGCCGCTTACGAGAAGTTCAGGGACAAGCGCCTGGGCACCAAGGGAGTGG ATTTCTCTGACAGCATCAGCAAGAGCAGGACAACGGGCTACGAGTCGGGGGAGTATGAAATG CTCGGCGAGGGTCTCGGTGCCAAAGAGACGCCGCAGCAGCGGTACCAGCGGCTGCAGCACGAGGTGCAGGAGCTGCTTAGGGAGGTGGAGCAGATCCAG aaCACGGTGAAGGAGtcggcggcggaggaggagcTGACGCCCATGGCCTTGGCCAGGCAGGTGGAGGgcctgaagcagcagctggtcTGCAGCCACCTGGAGAAGCTGCTGGGCCCCGCCGCAGCCGTAGACTTTGCAGACCCCGACGGCGCCCTGGCCAA ggggctgctgcagcagctggaggtggcGAAGTGCGGCAAGGCGGCGCCGGGGAAGAGCCCCGCCAaagccccggtgccccccgggGACGGCGTCACCTTTGAGCTGTACTGGAGGCCGGAGCAGGAGCAGTTTGCCCAGACCGCCAAG ATGGCGGAGCTGGAGAAGCGGCTGGCGCAGCTGGAGGCGACGGTGCGGTGCGAGCCCGACAGCCAG AACCCGCTGTTGGTCGGGCTGAAGGGCAGCAGCCTCGTG GAGACCGTGCAGGTCCTGCAGGCCAAGGTCAACATCCTGGACGTGGCCGTGCTGGACCAAGTGGAGGCCCGGCTGCAG agcGTCCTGGGGAAGGTGAATGAAATTGCCAAGCACAAGGCAGCGGTGCAAGATGCCGACACGCAGAGCAAG ATCCACCAGATCTATGAGACGATGCAGCGCTGGGACCCCGTGGCCAGCACCCTGCCTGATGTTGTGCAGAGGCTGGTGACCCTCAGGGACCTGCACGAGCAAG ccacGCAGTTCGGGCAGGTCCTCGTGCACTTGGACACCACGCAGCAGGAGATAGCCGGCGCTCTCAAGGACAACAcggtgctgctggcagag GTGCAGAAGACAATGAAGGAAAACCTGGCCATCGTAGAGGACAACTTTGCGGACATCGACGCCCGCATCAAGCGGCTGCAGAAGTGA
- the LOC132320357 gene encoding electroneutral sodium bicarbonate exchanger 1-like: MACRAQAELHFMKKIPSGAEASNVLVGELDFLRQPIVAFVRLTPAVLLSGMTEVPIPTRSEREAQKGKAHQYHEIGRSMATVTTDEVRPSFLFLYCACMSPVITFGGLLGEATDGHRSAMESLLGASMTGVVFSLFAGQPLTILGSTGPVLVFEKILYKFCKEYTLSYLSLRACIGLWTAFFCIVLVATDASSLVCYITHFTEEAFASLICLIFIYEALEKLSHLRETYPVHMHSQLDFLTIDYCKCEAPTHPSNETLRFWESNKINVSGIAWENLTVTECRLLKKFKTSRYFPTRVRSTVSDFAVFLTIVVMVLMDFMIGIPSPKLHVPHMFKPTRDDRGCFINPVGPNPWWTVLAALIPALLCTILIFMDQQITAVIVNRKEHRLKKGCGYHLDLFMVAVMLGVCSVMGLPWFVAATVLSITHVNSLKVESECAAPGEQPKFLGIREQRVTGSMIFVLMGCSVFFTSVLKFIPMPVLYGVFLYMGVSSLGEIQFFDRLKLFWMPAKHQPDFIYLRHVPLRKVHFFTVIQLICLVLLWAIKVSRAAIVFPMMVLALVFVRKAMDFCFSKRELSFLDDLMPESKKKLDGAKNEANEEEVTLAGRSGLDISLGL, from the exons atggcTTGTCGTGCCCAGGCGGAgctgcacttcatgaagaaaattcccagcgGGGCTGAAGCGTCCAACGTGCTCGTaggagagctggatttccttCGCCAGCCCATCGTGGCATTTGTCCGCCTGACCCCGGCTGTCCTCCTCTCGGGCATGACGGAAGTTCCCATCCCAACAAGGTCTGAAcgagaagcacaaa aaggaaaagcccatcagTACCATGAGATCGGCAGGTCCATGGCTACTGTCACGACGGATGAGGTGCGAC cgtccttcctcttcctctactgtgcctgcatgtcccctgtcatcaccttcgggggactgctgggggaggcgaccGATGGCCACAGa AGTGCCATGGAGTCGCTGCTGGGCGCCTCCATGACCGGCgtggtgttttccctctttgctggccaACCTCTCACCATCCTCGGCAGCACCGGACCCGTGCTCGTCTTTGAGAAGATcctctacaaattctgcaa gGAGTACACGCTCTCCTATCTCTCTCTGCGGGCATGCATCGGGCTGTGGACCGCCTTCTTCTGCATCGTGCTGGTGGCCACCGACGCCAGCTCTTTGGTGTGCTACATCACCCACTTCACCGAAGAAGCCTTCGCCTCCctcatctgcctcatcttcatctaCGAGGCTCTAGAGAAGCTGAGTCACCTGCGGGAGACCTaccctgtgcacatgcacagccagcTCGACTTCCTCACCATcgacta ctgtaagtGTGAGGCACCGACGCATCCCAGCAATGAAACCCTGCGTTTCTGGGAGAGCAACAAGATCAACGTGTCTGGCATCGCCTGGGAAAACCTCACGGTGACC gaatgtCG cttactgaagaagtttaagaCCAGCCGATACTTCCCAACCAGA GTACGGTCCACAGTAAGcgactttgctgttttcctcaccatCGTCGTCATGGTGCTcatggacttcatgattgggaTCCCATCACCGAAGCTCCACGTCCCCCATATGTTCAAG CCTACCAGAGACGACCGCGGGTGCTTCATCAACCCCGTAGGACCCAACCCTTGGTGGACGGTGTTGGCTGcgctcatcccagctctgctctgcaccatcttgatcttcatggaccagcagatcactgctgttattgtgaacaggaaggagcacaggctgaag AAAGGATGCGGGTACCACCTGGACCTTTTCATGGTGGCCGTGATGCTCGGGGTGTGCTCCgtgatggggctgccctggtttgTGGCTGCCACCGTCCTGTCCATCACCCACGTGAATAGCCTCAAAGTCGAGTCTGAGTgcgcagctccaggagaacaacccaagtttctggggatacgagagcagagagtcactggctccatgatctttgtgctcatgggctgctctgtcttcttcacttctgtgttaaag tttataccaATGCCTGTGCTTTACGGCGTCTTTCTCTACATGGGCGTGTCGTCGCTCGGAGAAATTCAG TTCTTCGATcgcttgaagctgttttggatgCCGGCGAAACACCAGCCGGATTTCATCTACCTGCGGCACGTCCCCTTGCGAAAGGTGCACTTCTTCACCGTGATCCAGCTGATCTGCCtcgtcctgctctgggccatcAAGGTGTCCCGTGCCGCCATCGTCTTTCCCATGATG GTTTTGGCTCTTGTATTTGTCCGGAAAGccatggatttctgcttctcgaagcgagagctcagcttcctggatgaccttatgccagagagcaagaagaagtTGGACGGTGCCAAAAACGAAGCCAATGAAGA
- the LOC104259546 gene encoding dynactin subunit 2 isoform X1 — MADPKYADLPGIAWNEPDIYETSDVPEDDQAEFEAGKEELTSSSVEHLIINPNAAYEKFRDKRLGTKGVDFSDSISKSRTTGYESGEYEMLGEGLGAKETPQQRYQRLQHEVQELLREVEQIQNTVKESAAEEELTPMALARQVEGLKQQLVCSHLEKLLGPAAAVDFADPDGALAKGLLQQLEVAKCGKAAPGKSPAKAPVPPGDGVTFELYWRPEQEQFAQTAKMAELEKRLAQLEATVRCEPDSQNPLLVGLKGSSLVETVQVLQAKVNILDVAVLDQVEARLQSVLGKVNEIAKHKAAVQDADTQSKIHQIYETMQRWDPVASTLPDVVQRLVTLRDLHEQATQFGQVLVHLDTTQQEIAGALKDNTVLLAEVQKTMKENLAIVEDNFADIDARIKRLQK; from the exons ATGGCCGACCCCAAGTACGCCGATCTGCCCGGCATC GCCTGGAACGAACCTGACATCTATGAGACCAGTGATGTGCCCGAGGACGACCAGGCTGAGTTCGAGGCGGGTAAG GAGGAGCTCACCAGCAGCAGCGTGGAGCACCTCATCATCAACCCCAACGCCGCTTACGAGAAGTTCAGGGACAAGCGCCTGGGCACCAAGGGAGTGG ATTTCTCTGACAGCATCAGCAAGAGCAGGACAACGGGCTACGAGTCGGGGGAGTATGAAATG CTCGGCGAGGGTCTCGGTGCCAAAGAGACGCCGCAGCAGCGGTACCAGCGGCTGCAGCACGAGGTGCAGGAGCTGCTTAGGGAGGTGGAGCAGATCCAG aaCACGGTGAAGGAGtcggcggcggaggaggagcTGACGCCCATGGCCTTGGCCAGGCAGGTGGAGGgcctgaagcagcagctggtcTGCAGCCACCTGGAGAAGCTGCTGGGCCCCGCCGCAGCCGTAGACTTTGCAGACCCCGACGGCGCCCTGGCCAA ggggctgctgcagcagctggaggtggcGAAGTGCGGCAAGGCGGCGCCGGGGAAGAGCCCCGCCAaagccccggtgccccccgggGACGGCGTCACCTTTGAGCTGTACTGGAGGCCGGAGCAGGAGCAGTTTGCCCAGACCGCCAAG ATGGCGGAGCTGGAGAAGCGGCTGGCGCAGCTGGAGGCGACGGTGCGGTGCGAGCCCGACAGCCAG AACCCGCTGTTGGTCGGGCTGAAGGGCAGCAGCCTCGTG GAGACCGTGCAGGTCCTGCAGGCCAAGGTCAACATCCTGGACGTGGCCGTGCTGGACCAAGTGGAGGCCCGGCTGCAG agcGTCCTGGGGAAGGTGAATGAAATTGCCAAGCACAAGGCAGCGGTGCAAGATGCCGACACGCAGAGCAAG ATCCACCAGATCTATGAGACGATGCAGCGCTGGGACCCCGTGGCCAGCACCCTGCCTGATGTTGTGCAGAGGCTGGTGACCCTCAGGGACCTGCACGAGCAAG ccacGCAGTTCGGGCAGGTCCTCGTGCACTTGGACACCACGCAGCAGGAGATAGCCGGCGCTCTCAAGGACAACAcggtgctgctggcagag GTGCAGAAGACAATGAAGGAAAACCTGGCCATCGTAGAGGACAACTTTGCGGACATCGACGCCCGCATCAAGCGGCTGCAGAAGTGA
- the LOC104256836 gene encoding LOW QUALITY PROTEIN: molybdate-anion transporter (The sequence of the model RefSeq protein was modified relative to this genomic sequence to represent the inferred CDS: inserted 2 bases in 1 codon; deleted 2 bases in 1 codon; substituted 1 base at 1 genomic stop codon) yields the protein MLLASYAACALLLAACLALELAACRSHPPPAPHHANPAFRRFQRGYYCVYLPALAADWLQGPFLYKLYQHYQFLEGRIAILYVCGFASSVLFRLVSSSLVARLGRKKSCVLFSLTYLICCLAKLSRDYLVLAEGRVLGGLSTALLFSAFEAXYVQEHVERYDFPTEWITITFSQVAFWNNVIAVGAGGVANFFAEWLGLGPVAPFMVSIPLLVLSGVLAVKNWDENYGKKRAFSKTCGDGLKCLLSDQQXIQALFESITYIFIFLWTPILDPHSAPLGIVFSGFMAASMLGSSLYRLAVSKRYHLQPVQLLPLTVLLVFFSLFMLTFSTSPGQESPTASFLAFLLIELSCGLYFPAMGFLRRKVVPEKDRLGVMNWFRLPLNLLAYLGLLVLHDSNRQTGTWSMFGICAGVALLALLAFGRLFTLSRHDAELRLPALLGQADAAPEL from the exons ATGCTCCTCGCCTCCTACGCCGCCTGCGCCCTCCTCCTGGCCGCCTGCCTGGCGCTGGAGCTGGCCGCCTGCCgctcccacccccccccg gccccccaccACGCCAACCCGGCCTTCCGCCGCTTCCAGCGCGGCTACTACTGCGTCTACCTGCCGGCACTGGCCGCCGACTGGCTGCAGGGACCCTTCCTCTACAAACTCTACCAGCACTACCAATTCCTGGAGGGACGCATCGCCATCCTCTACGTCTGCGGTTTTGCCTCCAGCGTCCTTTTCCGGTTGGTTTCCTCTTCTTTAGTAGCTCGATTGGGTCGGAAAAAATCCTGCGTCCTTTTTTCCTTGACCTACTTGATTTGTTGTTTGGCCAAACTCTCCCGGGATTATCTGGTGCTGGCGGAAGGGAGGGTTTTAGGGGGCTTGTCCACGGCATtgctcttctctgcctttgaggCGTAGTACGTCCAGGAGCACGTGGAGCGGTACGATTTTCCGACTGAGTGGATCACCATCACCTTTTCCCAAGTGGCATTTTGGAACAACGTCATCGCcgtgggggccgggggggtggcCAATTTCTTCGCCGAGTGGTTGGGGTTGGGCCCGGTGGCCCCGTTCATGGTCTCCATCCCCCTCCTGGTGCTGTCGGGGGTCTTGGCCGTGAAAAATTGGGATGAAAACTACGGGAAGAAACGAGCTTTCTCCAAAACCTGCGGCGACGGTTTGAAGTGCCTCCTCTCCGACCAGCA CATCCAGGCTCTGTTTGAAAGCATCACCTacatcttcatcttcctctggACACCCATCCTGGATCCCCACAGCGCTCCCTTGGGCATCGTCTTCTCTGGCTTCATGGCCGCCAGCATGCTGGGCTCCTCGCTCTACCGCCTGGCCGTCTCCAAGAGGTACCACCTCCAGCCCGTCCAACTCCTCCCCCTCACCGTCCtcctggttttcttctccctcttcatGCTCACCTTCTCCACCAGCCCCGGCCAGGAGAGCCCCACTGCGTCCTTCCTCGCCTTCCTCCTCATCGAACTCTCCTGCGGGCTCTACTTCCCGGCCATGGGTTTCCTCCGACGGAAAGTGGTGCCGGAGAAGGATCGCCTGGGGGTCATGAACTGGTTTCGCCTCCCCCTGAACTTACTGGCCTATCTGGGCTTACTGGTTCTCCATGACAGCAACCGTCAGACGGGCACCTGGAGCATGTTTGGCATCTGCGCGGGCGTCGcgctgctggcgctgctggcCTTCGGCCGCCTCTTCACCCTCAGCCGCCACGATGCCGAGCTCCGCCTGCCTGCGCTGCTGGGACAGGCCGATGCTGCCCCCGAGCTGTGA
- the LOC132320366 gene encoding dynactin subunit 2-like — MADPKYADLPGIARNEPDVYETSDVPEDDQAEFEAFAQELEELTSSSVEHLIINPNAAYEKFRDKRLGTKGVDFSDSISKSRTTGYESGEYEMLGEGLGAKETPQQRYQRLQHEVQELLREVEQIQSTVKESAAEEELTPMALARQVEGLKQQLVCSHLEKLLGPAAAVDFADPDGALAKRLLQQLEVAKCGKAAPGKSPAKAPVPPGDGVTFELYWRPEQEQFAQTAKVAELEKRLAQLEATVRCEPDSQNPLLVGLKGSSLVETVQVLQAKVNILDVAVLDQVEARLQSVLGKVNEIAKHKAAVQDADTQSKIHQIYETMQRWDPVASTLPDVVQRLVTLRDLHEQATQFGQVLVHLDTTQQEIAGALKDNTVLLAEVQKTMKENLAIVEDNFADIDARIKRLQK; from the exons ATGGCCGACCCCAAGTACGCCGATCTGCCCGGCATC GCCAGGAACGAACCTGACGTCTATGAGACCAGTGATGTGCCCGAGGACGACCAGGCTGAGTTCGAGGCG TTTGCACAA GAGCTG GAGGAGCTCACCAGCAGCAGCGTGGAGCACCTCATCATCAACCCCAACGCCGCTTACGAGAAGTTCAGGGACAAGCGCCTGGGCACCAAGGGAGTGG ATTTCTCTGACAGCATCAGCAAGAGCAGGACAACGGGCTACGAGTCGGGGGAGTATGAAATG CTCGGTGAGGGTCTCGGTGCCAAAGAGACGCCGCAGCAGCGGTACCAGCGGCTGCAGCACGAGGTGCAGGAGCTGCTTAGGGAGGTGGAGCAGATCCAG agCACGGTGAAGGAGtcggcggcggaggaggagcTGACGCCCATGGCCTTGGCCAGGCAGGTGGAGGgcctgaagcagcagctggtcTGCAGCCACCTGGAGAAGCTGCTGGGCCCCGCCGCAGCCGTAGACTTTGCAGACCCCGACGGCGCCCTGGCCAA gcggctgctgcagcagctggaggtggcGAAGTGCGGCAAGGCGGCGCCGGGGAAGAGCCCCGCCAaagccccggtgccccccgggGACGGCGTCACCTTTGAGCTGTACTGGAGGCCGGAGCAGGAGCAGTTTGCCCAGACCGCCAAGG TGGCGGAGCTGGAGAAGCGGCTGGCGCAGCTGGAGGCGACGGTGCGGTGCGAGCCCGACAGCCAG AACCCGCTGTTGGTCGGGCTGAAGGGCAGCAGCCTCGTG GAGACCGTGCAGGTCCTGCAGGCCAAGGTCAACATCCTGGACGTGGCCGTGCTGGACCAAGTGGAGGCCCGGCTGCAG agcGTCCTGGGGAAGGTGAATGAAATTGCCAAGCACAAGGCAGCGGTGCAAGATGCCGACACGCAGAGCAAG ATCCACCAGATCTATGAGACGATGCAGCGCTGGGACCCCGTGGCCAGCACCCTGCCTGATGTTGTGCAGAGGCTGGTGACCCTCAGGGACCTGCACGAGCAAG ccacGCAGTTCGGGCAGGTCCTCGTGCACTTGGACACCACGCAGCAGGAGATAGCCGGCGCTCTCAAGGACAACACGGTGCTGCTGGCGGAG GTGCAGAAGACAATGAAGGAAAACCTGGCCATCGTAGAGGACAACTTTGCGGACATCGACGCCCGCATCAAGCGGCTGCAGAAGTGA